A genomic stretch from Eptesicus fuscus isolate TK198812 chromosome 15, DD_ASM_mEF_20220401, whole genome shotgun sequence includes:
- the DNAJA1 gene encoding dnaJ homolog subfamily A member 1: MVKETTYYDVLGVKPNATQEELKKAYRKLALKYHPDKNPNEGEKFKQISQAYEVLSDAKKRELYDKGGEQAIKEGGAGGGFGSPMDIFDMFFGGGGRMQRERRGKNVVHQLSVTLEDLYNGATRKLALQKNVICDKCEGRGGKKGAVECCPNCRGTGMQIRIHQIGPGMVQQIQSVCMECQGHGERISPKDRCKSCNGRKIVREKKILEVHIDKGMKDGQKITFHGEGDQEPGLEPGDIIIVLDQKDHAVFTRRGEDLFMCMDIQLVEALCGFQKPIATLDNRTIVITSHPGQIVKHGDIKCVLNEGMPIYRRPYEKGRLIIEFKVNFPENGFLSPDKLSLLEKLLPERKEVEETDEMDQVELVDFDPNQERRRHYNGEAYEDDEHHPRGGVQCQTS; encoded by the exons ATGGTGAAAGAAACTACTTACTATGATGTTTTGGGGGTCAAACCCAATGCCACCCAGGAAGAACTGAAAAAGGCTTATAGGAAGCTGGCCTTGAAGTACCACCCGGATAAGAATCCAAATGAAGGAGAGAAG TTTAAACAGATTTCTCAAGCTTACGAAGTGCTCTCTGATGCAAAGAAAAGGGAATTATATGACAAAGGAGGAGAACAAGCAATTAAGGAAGGTGGAGCAGGTGGTGGTTTTGGTTCCCCCATGGACATCTTTGATATGTtttttggaggaggaggaaggatgcagagagaaaggagag GTAAAAACGTTGTGCATCAACTCTCCGTAACCTTAGAAGACTTATATAATGGTGCAACGAGAAAACTAGCTCTACAAAAGAATGTGATTTGTGACAAATGTGAAG GCCGAGGTGGTAAGAAAGGAGCAGTCGAGTGCTGTCCCAATTGCCGGGGTACTGGAATGCAAATAAGAATTCATCAGATAGGCCCTGGAATGGTTCAGCAAATTCAGTCTGTGTGCATGGAGTGCCAGGGCCATGGGGAAAGGATCAGTCCTAAAGATAGATGTAAAAGCTGCAACGGAAGGAAGATAGTTCGAGAGAAGAAGATTCTAGAAGTTCATATTGATAAAG GCATGAAAGATGGCCAGAAGATAACATTCCATGGTGAAGGAGACCAGGAACCAGGACTGGAGCCAGGAGATATTATCATTGTTTTAGATCAGAAGGACCATGCTGTTTTCACTCG ACGAGGAGAAGACCTTTTCATGTGTATGGACATACAGCTGGTTGAAGCATTGTGTGGCTTCCAAAAGCCAATAGCTACTCTTGACAACCGAACCATAGTCATCACCTCTCATCCAG GTCAGATTGTCAAGCATGGAGATATCAAGTGTGTATTAAATGAAGGCATGCCAATTTATCGTAGACCTTATGAAAAGGGTCGCCTAATCATCGAATTTAAG GTAAACTTTCCTGAGAATGGCTTTCTCTCTCCTGATAAACTCTCTTTGCTGGAAAAACTCCTACCTGAAAGGAAGGAAGTAGAAGAGACTGATGAAATGGACCAGGTAGAACTGGTAGACTTTGATCCAAATCAAGAAAGACGGCGCCATTACAATGGAGAAGCATATGAGGATGATGAACATCATCCTAGGGGTGGTGTTCAGTGTCAGACCTCTTAA